In a single window of the Mesorhizobium shangrilense genome:
- a CDS encoding two-component system sensor histidine kinase NtrB, protein MNVTSPQANMEDAAQIVLNTIRRPVIMVAPDGYITFANADAEDFFRCSANVLARSLLSKFVPFDSPLLTLVEQVRERLSPVNEYRVDVSSPRLGEEKMVDLYAAPVPEFPGSVVVMFQERSMADKIDRQMTHRGAARSVSGLAAMLAHEIKNPLSGIRGAAQLLELSASDEDRALTRLITDETDRIVALVDRMEVFSDERPIDRYPVNIHVVLDHVEAIARNGFARGIRIVQDYDPSLPPVYANRDQLIQVFLNLIKNAAEAVGSDPQAEITLTTAFRPGIRVSVPGTSDRVSLPLEFCVRDNGPGVSEDILPILFDPFITTKLNGSGLGLALVAKIVGEHGGIVECESTPRGTNFRVLMPAWKENTPIGEDEDGGHT, encoded by the coding sequence ATGAATGTGACGTCCCCACAGGCGAACATGGAAGACGCCGCGCAGATCGTTCTCAACACCATCCGCCGACCGGTGATCATGGTCGCTCCGGACGGATACATCACATTCGCCAACGCCGATGCGGAGGACTTCTTCCGTTGCAGCGCCAATGTGCTGGCGCGCAGCCTTCTGTCGAAGTTCGTGCCGTTCGACAGCCCCCTGCTGACGCTGGTGGAGCAGGTGCGCGAACGGCTGAGCCCAGTCAACGAATATCGGGTCGACGTGTCGTCGCCGCGTCTGGGCGAGGAAAAGATGGTCGATCTGTACGCAGCGCCGGTGCCCGAGTTTCCCGGCTCGGTGGTGGTGATGTTTCAGGAACGCTCGATGGCGGACAAGATCGACCGCCAGATGACGCATCGCGGCGCAGCGCGGTCGGTGTCCGGCCTTGCCGCCATGCTGGCGCACGAGATCAAGAATCCTTTGTCGGGCATCCGCGGTGCGGCCCAACTGCTGGAACTGTCCGCCTCAGACGAGGATCGCGCGCTGACGCGCCTGATCACTGATGAGACCGACCGCATCGTCGCGCTGGTCGACCGGATGGAGGTGTTTTCCGACGAGCGTCCGATCGATCGTTATCCGGTCAACATCCATGTTGTGCTCGACCATGTGGAGGCAATCGCCAGGAACGGCTTCGCCAGGGGGATAAGGATCGTCCAGGACTATGACCCGTCGCTGCCCCCGGTCTATGCCAACCGCGACCAACTCATCCAGGTGTTCCTCAACCTGATCAAGAACGCCGCTGAGGCGGTGGGGTCGGATCCGCAGGCCGAGATCACGCTGACGACAGCGTTCCGGCCCGGCATCCGCGTCTCGGTTCCCGGCACGTCCGACCGCGTGTCGCTGCCGCTCGAGTTCTGCGTCCGCGACAACGGGCCCGGCGTGTCGGAGGACATCCTCCCCATACTGTTCGATCCCTTCATAACCACCAAGCTCAACGGTTCAGGGCTGGGGCTGGCGCTCGTCGCCAAGATCGTCGGCGAGCATGGCGGCATCGTCGAATGCGAGTCGACACCGCGTGGCACGAACTTTCGTGTTCTCATGCCGGCCTGGAAGGAAAACACGCCCATCGGCGAAGACGAGGACGGAGGACATACATGA
- a CDS encoding HdeD family acid-resistance protein has protein sequence MSTGEQVQGRRRSWVWLAILGVISLIGGILALANPFAATLAAVMLAGWTFLIFGILQIIQAFGDRGWSGFLWSLLLGLLTTVVGISLLFNPAAGALSLTMLVAVLFLVLGVVKVLYAFSLRPVSGWGWALASGIISILLGVMIFADYPWSATTILGVLLAIELLSNGIFLLMVGLGLRRA, from the coding sequence ATGTCCACGGGTGAACAGGTGCAAGGTCGGAGAAGGTCCTGGGTCTGGCTTGCGATCCTCGGCGTCATTTCCCTCATCGGTGGCATTCTGGCGCTCGCAAATCCCTTTGCGGCGACGCTTGCCGCGGTCATGCTCGCCGGATGGACGTTCCTGATCTTCGGTATCCTTCAGATCATCCAGGCGTTCGGAGACCGCGGCTGGTCTGGGTTCCTGTGGTCTCTGCTGCTTGGCCTGCTGACGACCGTTGTCGGCATTTCGCTGCTGTTCAATCCGGCCGCAGGGGCGCTCTCGCTCACCATGCTGGTCGCCGTGCTGTTCCTCGTGCTCGGCGTCGTGAAGGTGCTTTACGCCTTTTCGCTGCGCCCGGTGTCGGGCTGGGGCTGGGCGCTGGCCTCCGGCATCATCTCCATCCTGCTCGGCGTGATGATCTTTGCAGACTATCCATGGTCCGCCACGACAATCCTCGGCGTCCTGCTCGCGATCGAGCTCTTGTCGAACGGCATCTTCCTGCTGATGGTGGGGCTCGGCTTGCGCAGGGCATGA
- a CDS encoding GlsB/YeaQ/YmgE family stress response membrane protein produces MNGVGWIAAIIIGGLAGWLAEKFMESEMGLLMNIVLGIVGAVLLNALLGAIGINIGMGWISYLVAGFIGGSLLIFVARALRR; encoded by the coding sequence ATGAATGGTGTGGGATGGATCGCCGCCATCATCATTGGCGGGCTGGCCGGCTGGCTGGCGGAGAAGTTCATGGAGAGCGAAATGGGGCTCTTGATGAACATCGTGCTGGGGATTGTAGGAGCGGTGCTGCTCAATGCGCTCCTGGGCGCGATCGGCATAAATATCGGGATGGGCTGGATCTCGTATCTGGTCGCCGGCTTCATCGGCGGCTCGCTGCTGATCTTCGTCGCCCGGGCGCTGAGACGCTGA
- a CDS encoding GNAT family N-acetyltransferase, with protein sequence MTANTTKAAADYVLAIGTPDVDDYRRLRHISGLSKMSLEAAMRGLPNTIHAVTIGWNGSVVGMGRIIGDGGCFYQVTDIAVDPDHQGRGLGKMIVKALVDYLRTSVPSTAYVSLIADGEASELYAQFGFVPTAPASIGMALKR encoded by the coding sequence ATGACGGCAAACACCACGAAGGCCGCCGCCGACTATGTGCTGGCGATCGGTACGCCCGATGTCGACGACTATCGGCGGTTGCGGCACATTTCGGGACTCAGCAAGATGAGCCTCGAGGCTGCCATGCGCGGGCTGCCGAATACGATCCACGCGGTCACAATCGGCTGGAATGGAAGCGTCGTCGGAATGGGGCGCATCATCGGCGACGGCGGTTGCTTCTATCAAGTCACGGACATCGCCGTTGACCCCGACCACCAGGGCCGGGGTCTCGGCAAGATGATCGTGAAGGCGCTTGTCGACTATCTTCGCACGTCTGTGCCGAGCACGGCCTATGTCAGCCTGATCGCGGACGGGGAGGCGAGCGAACTCTATGCCCAGTTCGGTTTCGTGCCGACTGCCCCGGCTTCCATCGGCATGGCGTTGAAGCGGTAG
- the lpdA gene encoding dihydrolipoyl dehydrogenase, translating to MAESYDVIIIGSGPGGYVTAVRSAQLGFKTAIVEREHLGGICLNWGCIPTKALLRSAEIKHFAEHARDYGLKIDGTVTADTAAVVDRSRKVSARLNGGVGFLMKKNKVDVIWGEAKLTKAPAGAQPGEIVVSKTSKKPMEPQHPAPKGTKGEGAYTAKHIIVATGARPRALPGIEPDGKLIWTYFEAMVPKEMPKSLLVMGSGAIGIEFASFYRTMGADVTVVELLPQVMPVEDAEVSKFAQKQFEKQGMKILLDAKVTKVEKAANSITAHVEKKDGTVEKITAERMISAVGVQGNVENLGLEALGVKVERGVVAVDGYGRTNVPGIYAIGDVAGPPMLAHKAEHEGVICVEKIANVPGVHGLDKSKIPGCTYCNPQVASVGLTEAKAKESGYDIRVGRFQFGANGKAIALGEDQGFIKTIFDKKTGQLLGAHMIGAEVTELIQGFVVAMNLETTEEELMHSVFPHPTLSEMMKESVLDAYGRALNA from the coding sequence GTGGCTGAATCCTACGACGTCATCATCATCGGCTCGGGCCCGGGCGGCTATGTCACTGCCGTGCGCTCGGCCCAGCTCGGCTTCAAGACGGCGATCGTGGAGCGGGAGCACCTTGGCGGAATCTGCCTCAACTGGGGCTGCATCCCGACCAAGGCGCTGCTGCGCTCGGCCGAGATCAAGCATTTTGCCGAACACGCCAGGGACTACGGCCTCAAGATCGACGGGACGGTGACCGCCGACACGGCTGCGGTCGTCGACCGCTCGCGAAAGGTGTCGGCGAGGCTCAATGGCGGCGTCGGCTTCCTCATGAAGAAGAACAAGGTCGACGTGATCTGGGGCGAGGCCAAGCTGACCAAGGCGCCGGCGGGCGCGCAGCCCGGCGAGATCGTGGTGTCGAAGACGTCGAAGAAGCCGATGGAGCCGCAACATCCCGCGCCGAAGGGCACCAAGGGCGAGGGCGCATACACGGCCAAGCACATCATCGTGGCGACCGGCGCACGGCCGCGCGCTCTGCCCGGCATCGAGCCGGACGGCAAGCTGATCTGGACCTACTTTGAGGCGATGGTGCCGAAGGAGATGCCGAAGTCGCTCCTCGTGATGGGGTCGGGTGCGATCGGCATCGAGTTCGCCAGCTTCTACCGGACGATGGGCGCGGACGTGACGGTGGTCGAGCTGCTGCCGCAGGTGATGCCGGTGGAGGACGCGGAAGTCTCCAAGTTCGCGCAGAAGCAGTTCGAGAAGCAGGGCATGAAGATCCTGCTCGACGCCAAGGTGACCAAGGTCGAGAAGGCTGCCAACTCGATCACCGCGCATGTCGAGAAGAAGGACGGCACGGTCGAGAAGATCACGGCCGAGCGCATGATCTCGGCTGTCGGCGTCCAGGGCAATGTGGAGAACCTGGGTCTCGAGGCGCTCGGCGTGAAGGTCGAGCGCGGCGTCGTCGCGGTCGACGGCTACGGCCGCACCAACGTGCCGGGCATCTATGCCATCGGCGACGTCGCCGGCCCGCCGATGCTGGCACACAAGGCCGAGCACGAGGGCGTCATCTGCGTCGAGAAGATCGCCAACGTGCCGGGCGTGCACGGGCTGGACAAGTCGAAGATCCCCGGCTGCACCTACTGCAACCCGCAGGTGGCGTCGGTCGGCCTGACAGAGGCGAAGGCCAAGGAGTCCGGCTACGACATCCGCGTCGGCCGCTTCCAGTTCGGCGCCAATGGCAAGGCCATCGCGCTCGGCGAGGATCAGGGTTTCATCAAGACCATCTTCGACAAGAAGACCGGGCAGCTGCTCGGCGCGCACATGATCGGCGCAGAGGTCACCGAACTCATCCAGGGTTTTGTGGTCGCCATGAATCTCGAGACGACCGAGGAAGAGCTGATGCACAGCGTCTTCCCGCATCCGACGCTGTCGGAGATGATGAAGGAGAGCGTCCTCGACGCTTACGGCCGTGCATTGAACGCATGA
- a CDS encoding type II toxin-antitoxin system RatA family toxin, which translates to MPQFETTRRVKHAADKMFALVADVEKYPEFLPLCEGLTVRSRRERDGRTILIADMTVGYKAIRETFTSQVHLKPDELAIDVKYLDGPFKYLSNVWRFDPQGDQGCEIHFFIDYEFKSRILGAVMGAMFDRAFRMFTDAFEKRADAIYGLSKDGHSA; encoded by the coding sequence ATGCCGCAGTTCGAAACCACGCGGCGCGTGAAGCATGCAGCGGACAAGATGTTCGCGCTGGTCGCCGACGTCGAGAAGTACCCTGAATTCCTGCCGCTCTGCGAGGGGCTGACCGTGCGCTCGCGCCGCGAGCGGGACGGGCGGACGATCCTCATCGCCGACATGACGGTGGGCTACAAGGCGATCCGCGAGACTTTTACCAGCCAGGTGCACCTGAAGCCCGATGAACTGGCGATCGACGTCAAATATCTCGACGGGCCGTTCAAGTATCTGAGCAATGTCTGGCGTTTCGACCCGCAAGGCGATCAGGGGTGCGAAATCCATTTCTTCATCGACTACGAGTTCAAGAGCCGCATCCTCGGTGCGGTGATGGGCGCCATGTTCGACCGCGCCTTCCGCATGTTCACCGACGCATTCGAGAAGCGCGCGGATGCGATCTACGGTCTCAGCAAGGACGGGCATTCAGCATGA
- the dusB gene encoding tRNA dihydrouridine synthase DusB, translated as MTKLEQLSQPLQIGPVSIRNRVFQAPMSGITDEPMRRRAYQHGAGLVVSEMVASGELARGRGDTERRIRHSGLAVHMIQLAGREAAAMAEAATIAEGEGADIIDINMGCPAKKVTGGYCGSALMRDLDHALRLIDAVIGAVAVPVTVKMRLGWDETALNAPVLAQRAEQAGVAMVTVHGRTRCQFYKGKADWGAIARIKEAVSIPVVANGDVGTPADAATILEQSGADAVMVGRAHYGAPWAAAEIAAAAGGGSGERVGPTPAAIADYVVSHYEDMLSLYGVESGLRQARKHLGWYLDRHAGGSTEELRRSVMTSFDPAQVISSVREAFAPAGDGSGERAAA; from the coding sequence ATGACGAAACTTGAACAACTCTCCCAGCCGCTCCAGATCGGACCGGTTTCCATCCGCAATCGCGTGTTCCAGGCACCCATGTCCGGGATCACCGACGAGCCAATGCGTCGCCGCGCCTATCAGCACGGCGCGGGGCTGGTCGTCTCCGAGATGGTCGCGAGCGGCGAACTTGCTCGCGGCCGGGGCGATACCGAGCGCCGGATACGGCACTCCGGCCTGGCGGTTCACATGATCCAGCTTGCGGGCCGCGAGGCGGCGGCCATGGCCGAGGCGGCGACCATAGCGGAAGGCGAGGGCGCCGATATCATCGACATCAACATGGGCTGCCCGGCGAAGAAGGTCACCGGGGGCTATTGCGGCTCCGCGCTGATGCGCGACCTCGATCACGCGTTGAGGCTGATCGATGCGGTGATAGGCGCGGTCGCCGTACCGGTTACGGTGAAGATGCGGCTCGGTTGGGACGAGACGGCGCTCAACGCGCCGGTGCTGGCGCAAAGGGCCGAGCAGGCAGGCGTCGCCATGGTCACCGTGCATGGCCGCACGCGCTGCCAGTTTTACAAGGGCAAGGCGGACTGGGGGGCGATCGCCCGTATTAAGGAGGCTGTGTCCATCCCCGTCGTGGCCAACGGGGACGTTGGCACGCCCGCGGACGCCGCGACAATCTTGGAACAGTCCGGAGCGGACGCGGTGATGGTCGGGCGCGCGCACTACGGCGCGCCGTGGGCCGCGGCCGAGATCGCGGCTGCGGCAGGCGGCGGGTCGGGCGAGCGGGTTGGACCAACGCCCGCCGCGATCGCCGACTACGTGGTCTCGCACTACGAGGACATGCTTTCGCTCTACGGCGTGGAGAGCGGGCTCAGGCAGGCGCGCAAGCACCTCGGTTGGTATCTCGACCGCCATGCTGGCGGATCGACGGAAGAGCTCAGGCGATCGGTGATGACATCATTCGACCCGGCACAGGTGATTTCAAGCGTCAGGGAAGCCTTTGCGCCGGCAGGCGACGGCTCGGGGGAAAGGGCGGCCGCATGA
- the lipA gene encoding lipoyl synthase, which produces MVTVLDTIAAPRPRHPEKAHRPDQEMLRKPDWIRVRAPVSKGYSETREIVKSHGLVTVCEEAGCPNIGECWDKKHATFMIMGEICTRACAFCNVATGIPTALDPNEPESVAQAVAKMGLSHVVITSVDRDDLDDGGAQHFADVIQAIRRVAPATTIEILTPDFLRKEGALEVVVAAKPDVFNHNLETVPSKYLKVRPGARYFHSIRLLQRVKELDPTIFTKSGIMVGLGEERNEILQLMDDLRTANVDFMTIGQYLAPSKKHHAVMRFVTPDEFKSFETVAYTKGFLMVASSPLTRSSHHAGEDFERLRAAREAQLKKSA; this is translated from the coding sequence ATGGTCACTGTCCTCGACACGATTGCTGCGCCACGGCCGCGCCATCCGGAAAAGGCGCACCGGCCTGACCAGGAGATGCTGCGCAAGCCGGACTGGATCCGCGTGCGCGCGCCCGTGTCGAAGGGCTACAGCGAGACGCGCGAGATCGTGAAGTCGCACGGACTGGTGACGGTCTGCGAGGAAGCAGGCTGCCCCAACATCGGCGAGTGCTGGGACAAGAAGCACGCCACCTTCATGATCATGGGCGAGATCTGCACGCGCGCCTGCGCGTTCTGCAACGTCGCCACCGGCATTCCGACCGCACTCGACCCGAACGAGCCTGAGAGCGTGGCGCAGGCCGTCGCCAAAATGGGGCTTTCCCACGTGGTGATCACGTCGGTTGACCGCGACGACCTCGACGACGGCGGCGCCCAGCATTTCGCCGACGTGATCCAAGCCATCCGCCGCGTCGCTCCGGCGACCACCATCGAGATCCTGACGCCGGACTTCCTGCGCAAGGAAGGCGCGCTGGAGGTGGTGGTGGCGGCCAAGCCGGACGTCTTCAACCACAACCTCGAGACGGTCCCTTCGAAGTACCTCAAGGTGCGGCCGGGGGCCCGCTACTTCCACTCGATCAGGCTGCTGCAGCGGGTGAAGGAGCTCGACCCGACGATCTTCACCAAGTCCGGCATCATGGTCGGTCTCGGCGAGGAGCGGAACGAGATCCTGCAACTCATGGACGACCTGCGCACCGCCAATGTCGACTTCATGACGATCGGCCAGTACCTCGCGCCGTCGAAGAAGCACCATGCGGTGATGCGCTTCGTGACGCCGGACGAGTTCAAGTCATTCGAGACGGTCGCCTATACCAAGGGGTTCCTGATGGTCGCGTCGAGCCCGCTGACGCGGTCGTCGCATCACGCCGGCGAGGATTTCGAAAGGCTGCGCGCCGCCCGTGAGGCGCAGCTCAAGAAGTCCGCCTAG
- a CDS encoding bifunctional 2-C-methyl-D-erythritol 4-phosphate cytidylyltransferase/2-C-methyl-D-erythritol 2,4-cyclodiphosphate synthase — translation MTTDMKNAAAGNVAVVIVAAGRGERAGGGDLPKQYRSVGGKTILRRSVEAILSHRGIGRIVVAIHPADRPLYEAAIGDLASRVQAIDGGASRQASVLAGLQALRETAPSKVLIHDAARPFVDTDLIDRIIDAVEERQAALPAIPVSDTLKRGGDGDLVSGTVAREGLFAAQTPQGFPFWPIHAAHMKADRAGRTDFTDDAAIAEWANIPVKLVRGSPDNQKLTWAKDIEMADQRLSDTMLFPDVRTGNGYDVHSFEAGDHVWLAGVKIPHTRKLNGHSDADVALHALTDALLATCGGGDIGTHFPPSDPQWKGAASHIFVEHAARLVREHGGRIANADMTLICEAPKIGPHREAMVAAVAQMLGIDPSRISVKATTNERLGFVGREEGIAAIATATVVYPGELPA, via the coding sequence ATGACGACGGATATGAAAAATGCCGCCGCAGGCAACGTGGCGGTGGTGATCGTGGCTGCGGGGCGCGGCGAACGGGCCGGCGGCGGCGACCTGCCCAAACAGTACAGATCCGTTGGCGGAAAAACCATTCTTCGCCGCAGCGTCGAGGCGATCCTCAGCCATCGCGGCATTGGGCGGATCGTGGTCGCCATCCATCCCGCCGACCGCCCGCTCTACGAAGCGGCAATCGGCGACCTCGCCTCCAGGGTGCAGGCCATTGACGGCGGCGCCAGCCGCCAGGCGTCCGTATTGGCCGGACTGCAGGCGCTGCGCGAGACTGCGCCATCGAAGGTTCTCATTCACGACGCCGCGCGGCCATTCGTCGACACCGACCTGATCGATCGGATCATCGATGCGGTAGAAGAGAGGCAAGCCGCCCTCCCTGCAATCCCCGTTTCGGACACGTTGAAACGTGGTGGGGATGGCGACCTGGTCTCCGGGACCGTTGCGCGCGAGGGGCTGTTTGCCGCACAGACGCCGCAGGGCTTCCCATTCTGGCCGATCCATGCTGCTCACATGAAGGCCGATCGCGCGGGCAGGACCGATTTCACCGACGACGCCGCGATCGCCGAATGGGCGAACATTCCGGTCAAGCTTGTCCGGGGTTCGCCGGACAACCAGAAACTCACCTGGGCAAAGGACATCGAAATGGCCGACCAACGGCTCTCCGACACCATGCTCTTCCCGGACGTGCGCACCGGCAACGGCTACGACGTGCACTCGTTCGAGGCGGGCGATCATGTCTGGCTCGCCGGCGTAAAGATCCCTCACACCAGGAAGCTGAACGGCCATTCGGACGCCGACGTTGCGCTGCACGCCTTGACCGACGCGCTGCTGGCGACATGCGGCGGCGGCGACATCGGCACGCATTTCCCGCCCTCCGACCCGCAGTGGAAGGGCGCCGCCTCGCACATCTTCGTGGAGCATGCCGCGCGCCTCGTGCGCGAGCATGGCGGGCGCATCGCCAATGCGGACATGACGCTGATCTGCGAAGCGCCGAAGATCGGCCCTCACCGCGAGGCGATGGTCGCCGCTGTCGCGCAGATGCTCGGCATCGATCCGTCGCGCATCTCCGTCAAGGCGACGACCAACGAGCGCCTTGGCTTCGTCGGCCGCGAGGAAGGCATCGCGGCGATCGCGACCGCGACGGTCGTCTATCCCGGAGAACTGCCCGCATGA
- a CDS encoding SGNH/GDSL hydrolase family protein — MLKNILCYGDSLTWGYDAGKLARHRFEDRWSNVLQAELGNAAHVIEDGLNGRTTAFDDKLVAEDRNGASTLPTSLATHSPLDLVIIMLGANDMKPWVHGRAFVAANGMARLVKIVRNHTYFFEAPAPEVIMVSPPPVTRTDNVEFSEYFEGANVSSTHLAKAYRQYAEQLGCGFFDAGTVAQTTPVDGVHLDAENTRAIGKGIAPLVKATLGI; from the coding sequence ATCTTGAAGAACATACTTTGCTACGGGGATTCCCTGACCTGGGGGTACGATGCGGGGAAACTGGCGCGTCATCGCTTCGAGGACCGTTGGTCGAACGTCCTGCAGGCAGAACTCGGCAACGCTGCCCACGTCATCGAGGACGGCCTGAACGGCCGCACGACCGCCTTCGACGACAAGCTGGTCGCGGAGGACCGCAACGGCGCCAGCACGCTGCCCACTAGCCTTGCCACCCATTCGCCGCTCGACCTCGTCATCATCATGCTCGGCGCCAATGACATGAAGCCGTGGGTTCACGGTCGCGCCTTCGTCGCCGCCAACGGCATGGCGCGCCTGGTGAAAATAGTCCGCAATCACACCTACTTCTTCGAGGCGCCGGCGCCAGAGGTCATCATGGTGTCGCCGCCGCCGGTGACCCGCACGGACAATGTCGAGTTCTCCGAATATTTCGAGGGCGCCAACGTGTCGTCGACCCATCTCGCCAAGGCCTACCGTCAGTACGCCGAGCAGCTCGGCTGCGGCTTCTTCGACGCCGGCACGGTGGCGCAGACGACCCCGGTGGACGGCGTGCACCTCGACGCCGAAAACACCCGCGCGATCGGCAAGGGCATTGCCCCGCTCGTCAAGGCGACGCTGGGAATCTGA
- a CDS encoding CinA family protein yields the protein MSEIDPLADRFLKACEARKILAATAESCTGGLIIARLTDIPGSSSMVDRGFVTYSNDAKMEMLGVRKSTLDAHGAVSQETALEMAAGALKNSRAGIALAVTGIAGPDGGSAEKPVGLVWFGVAVTGQPAFAEKGLFENKGRDFVRRETVKTALELGLKALA from the coding sequence ATGAGCGAGATCGATCCTCTTGCCGATCGTTTCCTGAAGGCTTGCGAGGCTCGCAAGATACTGGCGGCAACGGCCGAGAGCTGCACCGGCGGCCTCATCATCGCGCGCCTGACCGACATTCCCGGCTCGTCTTCCATGGTCGACCGCGGCTTCGTCACCTATTCCAACGACGCCAAGATGGAGATGCTCGGCGTTCGCAAGTCGACTCTGGACGCGCATGGTGCGGTTTCGCAAGAGACCGCGCTCGAGATGGCGGCCGGAGCTCTGAAGAATTCCCGCGCCGGCATTGCGCTCGCGGTCACCGGCATTGCCGGGCCAGATGGCGGCTCGGCGGAAAAGCCGGTCGGTCTGGTCTGGTTCGGGGTCGCCGTGACTGGTCAGCCGGCCTTCGCCGAGAAAGGGCTGTTCGAGAACAAAGGCCGAGACTTCGTGCGCCGGGAGACGGTGAAGACCGCGCTCGAACTCGGCCTCAAGGCGTTGGCCTGA